From one Simplicispira suum genomic stretch:
- a CDS encoding pilus assembly protein PilP, with the protein MKLSHAAYLGFAVALLLGCDSSGEAELRDWMAQERAQAQPHVTPLTEPKQFQPQQYAVQGELEPFSPQRLTQALRRDSAQVASNAALIAPELARRKEPLEAYPLDAMAMVGSLMKAGKPTALLKVDNLLYQVGIGEYLGPNYGRITQITETAIQLREIVQDATGDWIERMASLELQEGVTK; encoded by the coding sequence ATGAAGCTAAGTCATGCTGCGTATTTAGGTTTTGCGGTGGCGCTTCTTCTGGGTTGCGACTCATCTGGCGAGGCAGAACTGAGGGACTGGATGGCGCAGGAACGTGCGCAAGCCCAGCCGCACGTCACACCACTCACTGAGCCCAAGCAGTTTCAGCCACAGCAATACGCTGTTCAAGGCGAGCTTGAGCCTTTTAGCCCGCAACGTCTCACCCAGGCTTTGCGTCGTGATTCAGCGCAGGTGGCATCCAACGCCGCTTTGATTGCTCCAGAGCTGGCTCGTCGCAAAGAGCCGCTAGAAGCCTATCCGCTGGACGCAATGGCAATGGTGGGCAGCCTGATGAAGGCCGGAAAGCCAACAGCCTTGCTGAAAGTCGACAATCTGCTCTACCAAGTGGGCATTGGAGAGTATCTGGGTCCCAACTATGGGCGCATCACACAAATTACGGAAACTGCGATACAGCTGCGTGAAATCGTGCAGGACGCGACGGGCGACTGGATAGAACGCATGGCATCGCTTGAGCTGCAAGAGGGGGTCACCAAATGA
- a CDS encoding type 4a pilus biogenesis protein PilO, whose translation MAKKQKNSIDTAALQDSLQRQFRNLDTKDPSLWPPLPRYLLCIFIAAAVAFGLWYVKLTDYRDALDAERATEVTLRQDYQTKLNKAVSLDLLKKQREQIQQYVIQLEKQLPSKAEMAALLSDINQAGIGRSLQFELFRPGQVIVRDYYAELPIAVRVTGKYHDMGAFAADIANLSRIVTLNDIAITAGDKGGPNLIMDATARTFRYLDADEIEAQRKAVQGAPK comes from the coding sequence ATGGCCAAAAAGCAAAAAAACTCCATAGATACAGCGGCGCTGCAAGATTCTTTGCAGCGTCAGTTTCGTAATCTCGATACCAAAGATCCTTCCCTTTGGCCACCATTGCCGCGCTATTTGCTATGTATTTTCATTGCTGCCGCAGTAGCTTTCGGCCTTTGGTACGTAAAGCTGACGGACTACCGCGATGCACTCGACGCTGAGCGCGCAACGGAAGTGACGCTGCGGCAAGATTATCAGACCAAATTGAACAAAGCTGTCAGTTTGGATTTGCTCAAGAAACAGCGTGAACAGATCCAGCAATACGTCATACAACTCGAAAAACAGCTTCCAAGCAAAGCGGAAATGGCTGCCTTGCTTTCTGATATTAACCAGGCGGGTATCGGAAGAAGCTTGCAGTTTGAACTTTTCCGTCCAGGGCAAGTGATCGTTCGCGACTACTATGCGGAACTTCCAATCGCTGTTCGGGTCACCGGTAAATACCACGACATGGGGGCTTTTGCTGCCGATATCGCGAATCTGTCCCGAATCGTGACACTGAACGATATAGCAATAACTGCGGGAGACAAAGGTGGGCCAAACCTGATCATGGATGCGACTGCGCGAACCTTCCGCTATCTGGATGCGGATGAAATCGAAGCACAGCGCAAGGCAGTTCAGGGGGCTCCGAAATGA
- a CDS encoding PilN domain-containing protein, giving the protein MILINLLPHREVARKRRREAFQATMFASFLVGLLIAGLIYWWFQMMIEQQQARNSFLQSEITILENQIKEIAGIEEEIASLRARQKAVEDLQADRNLPVHLLSELVKQLPDGVYVTALKQTNQQIALQGMAQSNERVSELLRNLSNNTPWLSKPELVEITAAKVALTPRDERRVSAFNLHFTLKRSSDAKKTEDGAVGAPSAGN; this is encoded by the coding sequence GTGATTCTCATTAATCTGCTCCCGCATCGGGAAGTGGCGCGCAAGCGCCGCCGTGAAGCCTTCCAAGCCACGATGTTTGCGTCGTTTCTCGTGGGCTTGTTAATCGCTGGTCTGATCTATTGGTGGTTTCAAATGATGATTGAGCAGCAGCAAGCCAGAAACAGCTTTCTGCAAAGTGAGATCACGATACTTGAAAATCAGATCAAGGAAATCGCTGGTATAGAAGAGGAAATCGCTTCTCTGCGTGCTCGACAGAAAGCGGTCGAGGATTTGCAGGCCGATCGCAATCTTCCTGTGCATTTGTTGAGTGAGTTGGTCAAGCAGTTGCCTGACGGTGTTTACGTTACCGCATTAAAGCAAACCAATCAGCAAATTGCACTGCAGGGTATGGCGCAGTCGAACGAACGAGTTTCTGAATTGCTGCGCAACCTGTCAAACAATACGCCGTGGCTTTCCAAGCCGGAATTGGTGGAAATTACGGCTGCCAAAGTTGCGTTGACTCCGCGTGATGAGCGACGTGTATCCGCATTCAATTTGCATTTTACTTTGAAGCGGTCTAGCGATGCAAAGAAAACCGAAGACGGTGCTGTAGGTGCACCTTCGGCCGGAAACTGA
- a CDS encoding pilus assembly protein PilM yields the protein MISTGSLFGRQSAPLLGIDISSSSVKLVELGRDKSGAWVLERCAIEPLERGWITDGNIEKFDEVADALKRVVKKSGTRTKQVALALPPSAVITKKISLPAGMTDQELEVQVESEANQYIPFSLDEVSLDFCVMGPSKNAPGDVDVLIAASRREKVQDRQGLAEAAGLKAVILDVESYASRLAASRLIEALPNKGVDSMVALFEVGALTTSMQVIRNDEVLYDRDQAFGGAQLTQLIVRQYGFSVEEAENKKRSGDLPEDYASAVLRPFVESMAQEIGRALQFFFTSTPHNRVDRILLAGGSSPLQGLPEAVTQHTGFPCSVVNPFEGMEMSSNVRIKKMVREAPSYLTSCGLAMRRFMQ from the coding sequence TTGATCTCTACGGGATCCTTGTTCGGTCGCCAGTCTGCGCCGCTGCTGGGCATTGACATCAGTTCTTCCAGCGTAAAGTTGGTTGAGCTAGGGCGTGACAAATCGGGTGCCTGGGTTCTTGAGCGCTGTGCGATCGAGCCCCTTGAGCGTGGCTGGATCACAGACGGCAACATCGAGAAATTTGATGAGGTGGCCGACGCCCTCAAACGCGTCGTGAAAAAGAGCGGGACGCGTACCAAGCAGGTCGCGCTTGCGCTGCCCCCGTCCGCTGTCATCACCAAGAAAATCTCGCTGCCTGCCGGCATGACGGATCAGGAGCTGGAGGTGCAGGTTGAGTCGGAAGCCAACCAGTACATTCCCTTTTCGCTCGATGAGGTGAGCCTCGATTTCTGCGTGATGGGCCCGAGCAAGAACGCTCCGGGCGACGTCGACGTGTTGATCGCGGCGTCGCGTCGAGAAAAAGTTCAAGATCGTCAGGGTCTGGCTGAAGCGGCGGGGCTCAAGGCAGTCATTCTGGATGTCGAGTCCTATGCTTCGCGCCTGGCGGCAAGTCGCCTCATTGAGGCCTTGCCCAATAAAGGTGTCGACTCCATGGTCGCCCTGTTTGAGGTGGGCGCCTTGACGACGAGTATGCAAGTCATTCGCAATGACGAAGTTCTCTACGACCGCGATCAAGCATTTGGCGGCGCACAACTTACGCAGCTCATCGTCAGGCAGTATGGTTTCTCGGTGGAGGAAGCCGAGAACAAAAAACGCAGTGGCGACCTGCCAGAAGACTACGCAAGCGCAGTTCTGCGGCCTTTTGTCGAAAGCATGGCGCAGGAGATCGGGCGGGCATTGCAGTTTTTCTTCACCAGCACGCCGCACAATCGTGTCGACCGAATCCTTCTGGCCGGGGGATCTTCTCCCTTGCAGGGTCTGCCAGAGGCGGTGACGCAGCATACGGGTTTTCCATGCAGCGTCGTCAATCCGTTTGAAGGTATGGAAATGTCGAGCAATGTGCGCATCAAGAAGATGGTTCGGGAAGCTCCGTCCTATCTCACGTCCTGTGGCCTTGCGATGCGGAGGTTCATGCAGTGA